One part of the Prionailurus bengalensis isolate Pbe53 chromosome B2, Fcat_Pben_1.1_paternal_pri, whole genome shotgun sequence genome encodes these proteins:
- the FAM162B gene encoding protein FAM162B: MLAAVGGPLRLGLGRIFRCAPGAHGEAAWRALAPPRPRGLPRYCSSRAPSGSGPQAGKVHRVPAEYKPSQFDKKILLWTGRFKTMEDIPPRIPPEMIDAARNKARVKACYIMIGLTIIACFAVIASAKRAAERHESLTSWNLAKKAKWRKEAALAEQAKAK, encoded by the exons ATGCTCGCGGCTGTCGGGGGCCCCCTGCGCCTCGGTCTGGGGCGCATCTTCCGTTGCGCCCCGGGAGCGCACGGAGAAGCCGCGTGGCGGGCCCTAGCGCCTCCGCGGCCTCGGGGTCTGCCCCGCTACTGTAGCAGCCGTGCCCCCAGCGGCTCTGGGCCCCAAG CAGGGAAGGTGCACCGGGTCCCCGCCGAGTACAAGCCTTCGCAATTCGACAAGAAAATCCTGCTGTGGACCGGACGTTTCAAAACGATGGAGGACATCCCGCCTCGGATCCC GCCAGAAATGATAGATGCTGCAAGAAACAAAGCTCGGGTGAAAGCTTGTTACATAATGATTGGACTCACAATTATCGCCTGTTTTGCAGTGATAGCATCAGCCAAAAGG GCTGCAGAACGACACGAGTCCTTAACAAGTTGGAATCTGGCAAAGAAAGCTAAGTGGCGTAAAGAAGCTGCATTGGCTGAACAGGCTAAGGCTAAATGA